In Arthrobacter sp. CDRTa11, one DNA window encodes the following:
- the infB gene encoding translation initiation factor IF-2 has protein sequence MAKVRVHELAKELGITSKDAVTKLQELGEFVRSASSTIEAPVVRKLRNAYPDAAAKSAAPAAAPKAPAPSADTRPAAPAPSADSRPAAPKAPAPRAEATAAAPAPAAPAPAAAPAPAASAPTTAPTAGSPAGGSPFSGAKPGARPAPKAETPAAPTRSGGSTQGGSGQGGAPRPGGPRPGNNPFATSQGMPRGRGGDGERPPRPGNNPFAPSQGMPRPGGSRTDGDRPGGPRPAAGAGGPRPGGPRPAAGAGGPRPAAGAGGARPGGAGGPRTAGGGAGGNRPTPGMMPNRTERPAPAGAGAGRPGGGGRGPGRPGGAPGTGGAPGAGGGAPAGGGFGKGGRGRGGTQGAFGKGGAGRGKQRKSKRAKRQELEQMSAPSLGGVSVPRGDGNTVVRLRRGSSITDFADKIEANPAALVTVLFHLGEMATATQSLDEETFALLGEELGYKLQVVSPEDEERELLSTFDIDFEAELEAEGDEDLEARPPVVTVMGHVDHGKTRLLDAIRKSDVMAGEHGGITQHIGAYQVTHTHEGEDRKITFIDTPGHEAFTAMRARGAKVTDIAILVVAADDGVMPQTVEALNHAQAANVPIVVAVNKIDKEGANPEKVRGQLTEYGLVPEEYGGDTMFVEVSARQNLNIDELLEAVLLTADAALDMRANPNKDARGIAIEANLDKGRGSVATVLVQSGSLRVGDTIVAGTAHGRVRAMFDDDGSALTEAGPSRPVQVLGLSNVPRAGDTFFVTADERTARQIAEKREAADRNAALAKRRKRISLEDFDQAVADGKIDTLNLILKGDVSGAVEALEDALLKIDVGEGVQLRVIHRGVGAITQNDVNLATVDSAVIIGFNVKPAERVAELADREGVDMRFYSVIYAAIDDIEMALKGMLKPEYEEVQLGTAEVREVFRSSKFGNIAGSIVRSGVIRRNTKARISRDGKIIGDNLTVETLKRFKDDATEVRTDFECGIGLGSFNDITEGDIIETFEMREKPRV, from the coding sequence GTGGCCAAGGTCCGCGTACATGAGCTTGCAAAAGAGCTCGGTATTACTTCCAAAGATGCAGTGACAAAACTGCAGGAACTGGGCGAATTTGTTCGCTCCGCCTCTTCCACCATTGAGGCTCCGGTGGTGCGGAAACTCCGCAACGCCTACCCCGACGCCGCTGCGAAGTCCGCAGCCCCGGCAGCAGCGCCCAAGGCGCCTGCCCCGTCGGCTGACACACGCCCCGCAGCGCCTGCCCCATCGGCAGATTCGCGTCCCGCGGCACCCAAGGCTCCGGCTCCCCGGGCAGAAGCAACCGCTGCTGCCCCGGCGCCCGCCGCACCCGCTCCCGCAGCTGCCCCGGCACCTGCAGCGAGTGCACCAACTACTGCTCCTACTGCAGGTTCTCCCGCAGGTGGAAGTCCGTTCAGCGGAGCCAAGCCCGGTGCGCGTCCCGCACCCAAGGCTGAGACTCCCGCCGCCCCCACCCGCTCTGGCGGATCAACACAGGGTGGATCAGGCCAGGGTGGCGCCCCGCGTCCGGGCGGTCCCCGTCCGGGCAACAACCCGTTTGCCACGTCGCAGGGCATGCCCCGCGGCCGCGGCGGCGACGGAGAACGTCCTCCGCGTCCGGGTAACAACCCGTTTGCTCCCTCGCAGGGTATGCCCCGCCCGGGTGGAAGCCGCACTGACGGCGACCGTCCCGGTGGACCGCGTCCCGCAGCAGGTGCCGGTGGCCCCCGTCCGGGTGGCCCCCGTCCCGCGGCTGGCGCCGGTGGGCCCCGTCCCGCAGCAGGTGCCGGTGGTGCCCGTCCCGGTGGCGCTGGTGGTCCGCGTACCGCGGGTGGCGGTGCCGGTGGAAACCGTCCTACTCCGGGCATGATGCCCAACCGCACCGAACGTCCCGCACCGGCTGGCGCCGGCGCAGGCCGTCCCGGTGGCGGTGGCCGTGGTCCGGGCCGTCCAGGCGGCGCTCCGGGCACCGGCGGTGCCCCGGGTGCCGGTGGCGGAGCTCCCGCAGGCGGAGGCTTTGGCAAGGGTGGCCGCGGTCGCGGTGGTACCCAGGGTGCCTTCGGCAAGGGTGGCGCCGGGCGTGGCAAGCAGCGCAAGTCCAAGCGTGCCAAGCGCCAGGAACTCGAGCAGATGAGTGCTCCGTCGCTGGGTGGCGTGAGCGTACCCCGCGGCGACGGCAACACTGTAGTACGGCTTCGCCGTGGCTCGTCCATCACGGACTTTGCCGACAAGATCGAGGCAAACCCCGCCGCACTGGTGACCGTGCTGTTCCACCTTGGTGAAATGGCAACGGCTACCCAGTCGCTGGACGAGGAAACCTTCGCGCTGCTGGGCGAAGAGCTCGGCTACAAGCTCCAGGTTGTGTCCCCGGAGGATGAGGAGCGCGAGCTTCTTTCCACCTTCGACATCGACTTCGAAGCAGAGCTTGAGGCCGAAGGCGACGAAGACCTCGAGGCACGTCCTCCGGTTGTCACCGTTATGGGCCACGTCGACCACGGTAAGACCCGACTGCTCGATGCCATCCGCAAGTCCGACGTTATGGCGGGCGAGCACGGCGGCATCACGCAGCACATCGGTGCCTACCAGGTCACGCACACCCACGAGGGCGAAGACCGCAAGATCACGTTCATCGATACTCCGGGCCACGAGGCGTTCACCGCCATGCGTGCCCGTGGTGCCAAGGTGACCGACATCGCCATCCTGGTGGTCGCAGCGGACGACGGCGTGATGCCGCAGACCGTTGAGGCCCTCAACCACGCACAGGCAGCCAATGTGCCCATCGTGGTGGCCGTGAACAAGATCGACAAGGAAGGCGCAAACCCGGAGAAGGTCCGCGGCCAGCTGACCGAGTACGGACTGGTTCCCGAAGAGTACGGTGGCGACACCATGTTCGTTGAGGTCTCTGCACGCCAGAACCTCAACATCGACGAGCTGCTCGAGGCAGTCCTGCTCACCGCAGACGCCGCCCTGGACATGCGCGCCAACCCGAACAAGGACGCCCGCGGTATCGCGATCGAAGCCAACCTGGACAAGGGCCGCGGTTCCGTGGCCACCGTCCTGGTCCAGTCCGGTTCACTGCGTGTCGGTGACACGATCGTTGCCGGTACGGCCCACGGCCGCGTCCGCGCCATGTTCGACGACGACGGCAGCGCCCTGACCGAGGCCGGCCCGTCCCGCCCCGTGCAGGTACTGGGTCTGTCCAACGTGCCGCGCGCCGGCGACACCTTCTTCGTGACCGCCGACGAGCGCACCGCCCGTCAGATCGCCGAGAAGCGTGAAGCAGCCGACCGCAACGCAGCCCTGGCCAAGCGCCGCAAGCGCATCAGCCTGGAAGACTTCGACCAGGCCGTGGCAGATGGCAAGATCGACACCCTCAACCTCATCCTCAAGGGTGACGTGTCCGGTGCCGTGGAAGCCCTCGAGGACGCACTGCTCAAGATCGACGTCGGCGAAGGCGTGCAGCTGCGCGTCATCCACCGCGGCGTTGGTGCCATCACGCAGAACGACGTCAACCTGGCAACAGTGGACAGCGCCGTTATCATCGGGTTCAACGTCAAGCCGGCCGAGCGGGTTGCCGAACTGGCAGACCGCGAAGGCGTGGACATGCGCTTCTACTCCGTCATCTATGCAGCAATCGATGACATCGAGATGGCCCTCAAGGGCATGCTCAAGCCGGAGTACGAAGAGGTCCAGCTGGGCACCGCCGAGGTCCGCGAAGTGTTCCGTTCCTCCAAGTTCGGCAACATCGCCGGTTCCATCGTTCGCTCGGGTGTTATCCGACGCAACACGAAGGCCCGCATCAGCCGCGACGGCAAGATCATCGGTGACAACCTCACCGTTGAGACGCTCAAGCGCTTCAAGGACGACGCCACCGAGGTCCGCACGGACTTCGAGTGTGGTATCGGTCTTGGCTCGTTCAACGACATCACCGAAGGCGACATCATCGAGACCTTCGAGATGCGTGAGAAGCCGCGCGTCTAA
- the rbfA gene encoding 30S ribosome-binding factor RbfA, with the protein MADPARAAKLAQRIKVVVAEALGRKVKDPRLEGITVTDARVTNDLQHATIYYTVFGDQAVQADAAKGLEKAKGVLRQEVGRNVTVRLTPSLEFVADQIPVVASNLEELLREAKKRDAEVAALAENAKHAGDPDPYKSDIPADVEIDEDDFDEEELDLSDDGEFEEDSNK; encoded by the coding sequence ATGGCTGATCCCGCACGGGCTGCCAAGTTGGCGCAGCGGATCAAGGTTGTTGTTGCTGAGGCTTTGGGCCGGAAGGTTAAGGATCCTCGGCTGGAAGGCATCACTGTTACTGATGCCCGCGTGACCAACGATCTGCAGCATGCCACCATCTACTACACCGTTTTCGGCGATCAGGCTGTCCAGGCTGATGCTGCCAAGGGCCTGGAGAAGGCCAAGGGTGTGCTTCGGCAGGAAGTGGGCCGGAACGTTACAGTCCGGCTGACTCCCAGCCTTGAATTCGTGGCCGACCAGATTCCCGTGGTTGCCTCCAACCTTGAGGAGCTGCTTCGCGAAGCCAAGAAGCGCGATGCCGAGGTGGCCGCCCTGGCTGAAAACGCCAAGCACGCCGGAGATCCCGACCCATACAAGAGCGACATTCCTGCCGACGTTGAGATCGACGAGGACGACTTCGACGAAGAGGAGCTTGACCTCAGCGACGACGGCGAATTCGAAGAAGACAGCAACAAGTAA
- a CDS encoding nucleoside deaminase, with amino-acid sequence MAASEAGPDPVVNPGLAGNPTPEDYLHLAVQTAVRNVADGGGPFGAVVVTPDGGLHYGVNRVTRDNDPTAHAEVVAIRRAAADSGNFDLKGSVLYTSCEPCPLCLAAALWARIDRVYYAADRHGAAAAGFDDALFYEYFGGARPDLMPVSRGDIPTSDAPFQAWRDFGDRVEY; translated from the coding sequence ATGGCGGCGTCAGAGGCAGGGCCTGATCCAGTGGTAAATCCCGGTTTGGCAGGCAATCCCACACCCGAGGACTATCTCCATCTGGCTGTTCAGACTGCGGTCAGAAACGTGGCCGATGGCGGCGGTCCGTTCGGCGCCGTTGTTGTCACCCCCGACGGCGGCCTGCATTACGGCGTCAACAGGGTGACCCGCGACAACGATCCCACAGCCCACGCAGAGGTGGTGGCGATCCGCCGAGCCGCGGCGGACTCCGGGAACTTCGATCTCAAAGGCTCGGTGCTCTACACGAGTTGTGAGCCCTGCCCATTGTGCCTGGCCGCTGCGCTCTGGGCACGCATTGACCGTGTCTACTATGCAGCGGACCGGCACGGCGCCGCCGCTGCCGGTTTCGACGACGCCCTGTTCTACGAATACTTTGGCGGTGCCCGGCCTGATCTGATGCCCGTCAGCAGGGGTGACATTCCGACGTCGGACGCTCCGTTCCAGGCTTGGCGGGACTTCGGGGACCGGGTGGAGTACTGA
- the trxA gene encoding thioredoxin, whose product MALEPTLIACPNCGKTNRIPAAATGHPRCGSCRQDLPWIVNAGDDDFAVVAEQSPVPALIDFWAAWCGPCRMVSPVLDKLARERAGRIKLVKVDVDSSPGLSRRFDVQAIPTLMIIVGGRVIARQAGAAPAGVLRSWLDDALAAHRT is encoded by the coding sequence ATGGCCCTGGAACCGACCCTGATCGCCTGCCCCAACTGCGGGAAGACCAACCGGATTCCCGCGGCGGCGACCGGCCACCCGCGCTGTGGCAGCTGCCGTCAGGACCTGCCATGGATTGTCAACGCCGGCGATGACGACTTTGCGGTTGTCGCCGAGCAGTCGCCGGTTCCCGCCCTGATTGATTTCTGGGCTGCCTGGTGCGGCCCCTGCCGGATGGTCAGTCCCGTGCTGGACAAGTTGGCACGGGAAAGGGCCGGCCGGATCAAGCTCGTGAAGGTTGACGTGGACAGTTCCCCGGGCCTTTCCCGGCGGTTTGATGTGCAGGCGATTCCCACGCTGATGATCATTGTGGGCGGCAGGGTGATCGCCCGCCAGGCCGGCGCCGCACCTGCCGGGGTGCTCCGTTCATGGCTGGATGACGCCTTGGCGGCCCATCGCACCTAG
- a CDS encoding pyridoxal phosphate-dependent aminotransferase yields the protein MPELAAHVRNVPVNQIREITEAAWRHPEAIVLSIGEPGFPLPRHVLDAGMACLDRDETNYTPNAGIPALREAFAARFRAGIDAGNLTVAGNQSGAGQLSGAGNQSSIAADRVYVVAGAQQGLHLAMSLLLAPGDEILIPNPGYPTFAMTSRLLNAVPVGYPLYPDQNFQPRLQDVEALITDRTRVLMLNSPSNPLGAVLRKDLTRDLVELARRHDLWIISDECYEAFTYDVPHVSAARFDSDVPGEARVFTSLTLSKTYGLTGLRIGALVCPPGLEQKMNNVMEAIVSCVASPSQYAALAALTGPQDYVEQAHKHYRANRDAASAVLDAKGIPYLSAQGAFYLWADVSHVSDGDVRAWTRRFLAESGVSFAPGTAFGSIGEGWVRIALCGKQPELVEGVGRLPART from the coding sequence ATGCCTGAGCTTGCTGCCCATGTGCGGAACGTCCCCGTCAACCAGATCCGCGAAATCACTGAGGCCGCTTGGCGTCATCCTGAAGCGATCGTCCTGAGCATCGGTGAACCGGGCTTCCCGCTCCCCCGCCATGTGCTGGACGCCGGAATGGCATGCCTTGATCGGGACGAGACAAACTACACGCCAAACGCCGGTATTCCCGCCCTGCGTGAAGCCTTCGCGGCCCGGTTCCGAGCGGGGATCGACGCCGGCAACCTGACCGTCGCGGGCAACCAGTCAGGCGCGGGCCAACTGTCAGGCGCAGGCAACCAAAGCAGCATCGCCGCCGACCGCGTCTATGTGGTGGCCGGCGCCCAGCAGGGCCTGCACCTTGCCATGAGCCTCCTCCTCGCGCCAGGGGATGAAATCCTGATCCCGAATCCCGGTTACCCCACCTTCGCCATGACCAGCCGGCTCCTGAACGCTGTTCCGGTGGGATACCCGTTGTATCCGGACCAGAATTTCCAGCCCCGGCTCCAGGACGTCGAGGCCCTCATCACGGACCGCACCAGGGTGCTGATGCTGAACTCCCCGTCCAATCCCCTCGGAGCAGTCCTGCGTAAGGACCTGACCCGCGACCTCGTTGAGCTGGCCCGCCGGCACGATCTCTGGATCATCTCGGACGAATGCTATGAAGCCTTCACCTACGATGTTCCGCACGTGAGCGCTGCCCGGTTCGACAGCGACGTTCCGGGCGAGGCGAGGGTCTTCACCTCCTTGACCCTCTCCAAGACCTACGGCCTGACAGGGCTCAGGATCGGCGCCCTCGTCTGCCCGCCCGGCCTGGAGCAGAAAATGAACAATGTGATGGAGGCGATCGTTTCCTGTGTCGCCTCACCGTCCCAATATGCCGCGCTCGCGGCACTGACGGGTCCCCAGGACTATGTGGAGCAGGCACACAAGCATTACCGGGCCAACCGGGACGCCGCTTCCGCTGTCCTGGACGCCAAGGGAATCCCGTATCTCAGTGCACAGGGTGCCTTTTACCTCTGGGCGGATGTCAGCCACGTCAGCGACGGCGACGTGCGGGCCTGGACCCGCCGGTTCCTCGCCGAGTCGGGGGTGTCGTTTGCGCCGGGAACCGCCTTTGGGTCCATTGGCGAGGGCTGGGTACGCATAGCGCTCTGCGGCAAGCAGCCGGAACTCGTGGAGGGTGTTGGCCGCCTGCCCGCGCGGACCTGA
- the truB gene encoding tRNA pseudouridine(55) synthase TruB, producing MLSGLVIVDKPQGWTSHDVVGRMRRLAGTRKVGHAGTLDPMATGVLVVGINKATRLLTYIVGTSKTYTATIRLGQSTITDDAEGDVIASISAAAVADEEIHDGVAALTGQIQQVPSSVSAIKVNGERAYARVRSGEDVKLAARPVTIHRFEVHSIRRESGTGVVDVDVTVECSSGTYIRALARDLGDALGVGGHLTALRRTHVGPYSLDQARTLEQLAEELQVLEMSQAARALMPNRELTADETTEISFGRRIPAGSPAGDPLAATVESPAAAFAPDGSLVALLADSGSFAKPVLVFAPGNATAPGNATSQGT from the coding sequence GTGCTTTCTGGACTGGTGATAGTGGACAAACCGCAGGGATGGACCAGCCATGATGTGGTTGGCCGGATGCGGCGACTCGCCGGTACCCGGAAAGTGGGGCATGCGGGAACCCTTGACCCCATGGCCACCGGTGTCCTGGTGGTGGGCATCAACAAGGCGACCCGGCTGCTCACCTACATCGTGGGCACGTCCAAGACGTACACGGCAACCATCCGCCTGGGCCAGTCCACCATTACCGACGACGCCGAAGGTGACGTGATCGCGTCCATCAGCGCCGCCGCCGTCGCCGATGAGGAAATCCACGACGGCGTGGCCGCCCTCACCGGCCAGATCCAGCAGGTGCCCAGCAGCGTCAGCGCCATTAAGGTCAACGGGGAACGGGCGTATGCACGCGTACGGTCCGGCGAAGACGTGAAACTCGCGGCGCGGCCCGTCACCATCCACCGGTTCGAGGTACACAGCATCCGGCGGGAGTCAGGGACTGGCGTTGTGGACGTGGACGTCACGGTGGAGTGTTCCTCGGGTACCTACATCCGTGCCCTGGCGCGGGACCTTGGTGATGCGCTGGGCGTAGGCGGGCATCTGACCGCGCTCCGCCGTACCCACGTGGGCCCGTACTCCCTGGACCAGGCCCGGACCCTGGAGCAGCTGGCCGAAGAACTCCAGGTACTCGAGATGTCCCAAGCCGCCCGCGCGCTGATGCCCAACAGGGAACTCACAGCGGATGAAACCACTGAGATCTCTTTCGGCCGCCGGATCCCAGCCGGCTCACCGGCAGGAGATCCGCTGGCTGCAACGGTGGAGAGCCCGGCCGCTGCCTTTGCCCCAGACGGAAGCCTGGTGGCGCTGTTGGCTGATTCCGGCAGCTTTGCCAAGCCAGTGCTGGTGTTCGCACCCGGCAACGCCACCGCGCCCGGCAACGCCACAAGCCAGGGGACATAG
- a CDS encoding bifunctional riboflavin kinase/FAD synthetase produces MVNIWNDPSEVPADFGPSVVTFGNFDGVHRGHQQVLSQLIRSARLNRTKAVAVTFDPHPAVVHRPESAPEMIMGLEDKLEALGELGLDAILVMKYSLELASLTPEEFVRQVLVDSLHASHVVIGHDARFGRGNSGDLDTMKKLGQQFGFDVQVISEFGSEGFPLHDDDGTDRRCSSTWVREALREGDVATAGAVLGRPHRMRGEVVHGAARGRALGFPTANLAPNASGLIPADGIYAGWLVDQAGTRWPAAISVGSNPTFDGVSRQVEAHVIDRPHEAVEDFDLYGQTVVVEFVARLRGMVAYRGPEALVDQMRLDVVQAHDLLVRR; encoded by the coding sequence ATGGTCAACATCTGGAACGATCCGTCCGAGGTCCCGGCGGACTTCGGTCCCTCCGTTGTCACCTTCGGCAACTTCGACGGCGTCCACCGTGGCCACCAGCAGGTGCTGTCCCAGCTCATCCGCTCAGCCCGCCTGAACAGGACCAAAGCCGTGGCGGTGACGTTTGATCCACACCCGGCAGTGGTTCATCGGCCCGAGTCTGCGCCTGAGATGATTATGGGCCTGGAGGACAAGCTGGAGGCGCTGGGGGAGTTGGGCCTTGATGCCATCCTGGTGATGAAATATTCGCTGGAACTCGCCAGCCTCACCCCTGAAGAATTCGTGCGCCAGGTGCTGGTGGACAGCCTTCACGCCAGCCACGTGGTGATCGGTCACGATGCCCGGTTCGGCCGTGGGAACTCCGGCGATCTTGACACCATGAAAAAGCTAGGCCAGCAGTTTGGCTTTGACGTCCAGGTCATCAGCGAGTTCGGCTCCGAAGGCTTCCCCCTGCACGACGACGACGGGACGGACCGGCGCTGCTCCTCCACCTGGGTGCGCGAGGCATTGCGGGAAGGTGACGTGGCAACGGCCGGCGCAGTACTGGGCCGTCCGCACCGAATGCGCGGCGAAGTGGTGCACGGTGCCGCCCGCGGCCGTGCCCTGGGATTTCCCACGGCCAACCTGGCCCCGAATGCCAGCGGACTGATCCCCGCAGACGGGATTTACGCGGGCTGGCTTGTTGACCAGGCCGGCACCCGCTGGCCGGCTGCGATTTCCGTGGGGTCAAATCCCACGTTCGACGGCGTCAGCCGGCAGGTTGAGGCCCACGTGATCGACCGTCCCCATGAGGCCGTGGAGGACTTCGATCTGTACGGCCAGACAGTAGTTGTCGAGTTCGTGGCCCGGCTCCGTGGCATGGTGGCGTACCGTGGGCCTGAGGCGCTCGTTGACCAGATGCGCCTGGACGTGGTCCAGGCTCACGATCTCCTGGTCCGGCGCTGA
- the kynA gene encoding tryptophan 2,3-dioxygenase has translation MSVEKNTRKLDKGIVRDFSSRMSYASYLQLPTLLSAQQPVSRPEHHDELLFIIQHQTTELWLKLVLHELRSAAAWLREDDLGAALKGIARVKHIQKTLTEQWSVLATLTPTEYSQFRGFLGNSSGFQSSQYRAVEFVLGNKNRKMLPVFESDPEAHQMLEGLLNAPSIYDEFLAYLARQGLDVPQAVLERDVTRAHEFTPELVPLFKHIYENPAENWGAYEACEELVDLEDNFQLWRFRHLRTVQRTIGMKTGTGGSTGAAFLQKALELTFFPELFAVRTEIGQ, from the coding sequence GTGTCCGTAGAGAAGAACACCAGGAAACTGGATAAAGGCATCGTGCGGGATTTCAGCTCCCGGATGAGCTACGCCTCCTATTTGCAGCTGCCCACCCTCCTCAGTGCGCAGCAACCTGTCAGCCGTCCCGAACACCATGACGAGCTGCTGTTCATCATCCAGCACCAGACCACTGAGCTCTGGCTGAAACTGGTGCTGCACGAGCTCCGGAGCGCGGCCGCGTGGCTGCGTGAGGACGATCTCGGCGCCGCGCTGAAGGGCATCGCCAGGGTCAAACACATCCAGAAGACGCTGACCGAGCAATGGTCCGTCCTGGCAACCCTGACCCCCACCGAGTACTCCCAGTTTCGGGGTTTCCTGGGCAACTCATCGGGCTTCCAGTCCAGCCAGTACCGTGCGGTGGAGTTTGTCCTGGGGAACAAGAACCGGAAGATGCTTCCCGTCTTTGAGTCGGACCCGGAAGCACATCAGATGCTGGAAGGGCTGCTCAACGCCCCCAGCATCTACGACGAGTTCCTGGCCTACCTGGCAAGGCAGGGCCTGGACGTGCCGCAGGCGGTCCTGGAACGCGACGTCACCCGGGCCCACGAATTCACTCCCGAGTTGGTGCCGCTGTTCAAGCACATCTACGAGAACCCGGCGGAGAATTGGGGTGCCTACGAGGCGTGCGAAGAACTCGTTGACCTGGAGGACAACTTCCAGCTCTGGCGGTTCCGCCACCTGCGCACGGTACAGCGCACCATCGGCATGAAGACGGGCACCGGAGGTTCCACCGGCGCCGCCTTCCTGCAAAAGGCGCTGGAGCTGACGTTCTTCCCTGAACTCTTCGCCGTCCGGACGGAGATCGGCCAGTGA
- the kynU gene encoding kynureninase, with protein sequence MSGESQATVENSAAGALLRRAGQLDAQDPLAHYRDLFIGTDTDLSYLDGNSLGRPLKRTPEDISDFIHKGWGGRLIRGWDEEWLELPQGIGDQLGRAVLGAAPGQTIIADSTTVVLYKLIRAALAAVTDPGRTEIVLDTDNFPTDRYLVEGIAREEGLSLRWIEADPSSGVTPEQVRQAAGPATAVVLLSHVAYRSGFLADLPAITEAAHDAGALVVWDLCHSAGSVELDLDGSDVDFAAGCTYKYLNGGPGSPAFAYINSRHLASFRQPIWGWMGRKDAFEMGQGYEPAAGIRGFLSGTPAIFGMLAMRGTLDLIEEAGMAAVREKSLKLTAYVVELFEEWLEPLGVQLASPRNPERRGSHITLDHPEFRNITATLWEQDVIPDFRAPHGIRIGLSPLSTSYAEVFRGMAAIRDQLRP encoded by the coding sequence GTGAGCGGGGAATCGCAGGCAACGGTGGAAAATTCCGCCGCCGGTGCCCTCCTTCGGCGGGCCGGGCAGCTTGATGCCCAGGACCCGCTGGCACACTACCGGGACCTGTTCATCGGCACGGACACCGACCTCTCCTACCTGGACGGCAATTCCCTGGGACGTCCGCTCAAGAGGACGCCGGAGGACATCAGCGACTTCATCCACAAAGGCTGGGGCGGCCGGCTGATCCGGGGCTGGGACGAGGAATGGCTGGAGCTGCCGCAGGGCATCGGCGACCAACTGGGCAGGGCGGTGCTGGGTGCCGCTCCAGGGCAGACGATTATCGCCGATTCCACCACCGTGGTTCTTTACAAGCTCATCCGCGCCGCGCTGGCCGCGGTGACCGATCCTGGCCGCACTGAGATTGTCCTGGACACGGACAACTTTCCCACCGACCGCTACCTGGTGGAGGGCATCGCCCGCGAGGAAGGCCTCTCGCTGCGGTGGATTGAAGCCGATCCGTCGTCCGGGGTCACCCCCGAACAGGTGAGGCAGGCGGCCGGGCCGGCTACCGCCGTCGTACTTTTGAGCCATGTGGCGTACAGGTCAGGGTTCCTCGCCGATCTGCCGGCCATCACGGAGGCCGCCCACGATGCCGGAGCCCTGGTGGTGTGGGACCTCTGCCATTCAGCCGGTTCCGTGGAACTGGATCTTGACGGGTCAGACGTAGACTTTGCCGCCGGCTGTACGTACAAGTACCTCAACGGCGGACCCGGCTCACCGGCATTCGCCTACATCAACAGCCGCCACCTGGCGTCATTCCGGCAGCCGATCTGGGGCTGGATGGGGCGCAAGGACGCCTTCGAAATGGGGCAGGGGTATGAGCCTGCGGCGGGTATCCGGGGCTTCCTCAGCGGAACCCCGGCGATCTTCGGAATGCTGGCCATGCGCGGCACCCTGGACCTCATTGAAGAAGCCGGCATGGCAGCCGTCCGGGAGAAGTCGCTCAAACTCACCGCCTACGTAGTGGAACTGTTCGAAGAATGGCTTGAACCCCTGGGCGTGCAGCTGGCATCGCCGCGGAACCCGGAGCGCCGGGGCAGCCACATCACACTGGACCACCCTGAATTCCGGAACATCACTGCCACGCTGTGGGAGCAGGACGTCATTCCGGATTTCCGGGCTCCGCACGGCATCCGGATCGGGCTGTCTCCACTGAGTACCAGCTATGCAGAAGTCTTCCGTGGCATGGCGGCCATCCGGGACCAGCTTCGTCCCTAG
- the rpsO gene encoding 30S ribosomal protein S15 — protein MALDAAVKQSIIKDFATSEADTGSPEVQVAVLTQRIKDLTEHMKEHKHDYHTQRGLLAMVGRRKRMLTYLKNTDIARYRALIERLGLRR, from the coding sequence GTGGCACTTGACGCCGCTGTAAAGCAGTCCATCATCAAGGATTTCGCAACATCTGAGGCCGACACCGGTTCACCGGAGGTCCAGGTTGCAGTCCTGACCCAGCGGATCAAGGATCTGACTGAGCACATGAAGGAGCACAAGCACGATTACCACACCCAGCGCGGTCTGCTGGCCATGGTTGGTCGTCGCAAGCGCATGCTCACCTACCTCAAGAACACTGACATCGCCCGCTACCGTGCGCTCATCGAGCGTCTCGGCCTGCGCCGCTAG